GTTACTTTGGATGGACTGAAAaggcaaagagcagcagtggcataggaggttaaccgggtttgattcccagctctgctgcctgagctgtggaggcttatctggggaattcagattagcccgtacactcccacacacgccagctgggtgaccttgggctagtcacagcttctcggagctctctcagccccacctacctcacaggatgttgtttgttgtgaggggggaagggcaaggagattgtaagtccctttgagtctcctgcaggagagaaagggggggatataaatccaaactcttcttcttcaaactatCCTCTCAAGCATTgcagccttttttgttttgcattcccTCAGAGGTCCCTCTTTCCTGCCCAGTATTTTAAttgttggctgttgtgtgttttctgggctgtgttgttgtggtctggtagtttttgcccctaatgcTTTGCCcacatcaatggctggcatctttggaggcatgtCACGGAAGATGTGCCATCACAAGAAACACAGCTGACCATGACATGccccagaagatgccagccatagatgaaggcgaaacggtaggagcaaaaactaccagaccacaaccacacagcccgcaacagccacttgattctggctgcgaaagcctttgcCTACACgttttaatggtggtttttaCGTCTTTAGCTCCGGTTTTTAACAATGTGTTAAGATGTGgttttattatatatgtttttaatttgttagctgcctcggTGGCCCTGTTAGGGcagaaagacagagtataaattttgtaaaataaaaattaaatacataataCACTGGAGAGCCAATGAAGTGTAGTATACTTAGCGGTTAGACTATTATACTAAGACCTTGGCAATCCACATTCAAATACCTACGTGACCTCGAACCACTCACCATCTGTGTCACTTTTACAGAGCTCAAGGTGGCATAActcattctcccccccccttcattttatctacaacaaccctgtaaagtaggttaggctaaccAATctagccagtggtgagattcagcaggtttgcaccacttcggttgctaaaatggtgcttgtaaacaaccagttgttaaattatttgaatcctgccactgaaTCTAGCCTGATGTTCAGTtagcaagcttcatggctgaatggggacATGTACCAGGGATACCCTGAGTTCGAGCCCAACActttcactgaaaaaaacagaGAACAAAAATACACATGCCCAGGTCCGCCAAAGCACAGCGCTTACTtcgggcgtcttagttgatagttccatgggaatgtcaactcaatgcatggcagctgtgaaaaaggcaaactctatgctggggataattaggaaaggagttgataataaaactgcaaggattgtcatgcccttatataaagccgtggtgcgaccgcacttggagtactgtgttcagttctggtcgccacatctcaaaaaaaggatatcgaagagatagaaaaagtgcagagaagggcaacgaggatgattgaaggattggagcaccttccttatgaggagaggctgcagcatttgggactctttagtttggagaggagacgtctgaggggggatatgattgaagtctacaaaattatgcatggggtagaaagtatgttgacagagagacattttctctcatctttctccacaatactagaaccagggggcattccattgaaaatgctggggaagaattaaggactaataaaaggaaacacttcttcacacaacgtgtgattggtgtttggaatatgctgccacaggaggtggtgatggccactaacctggatagctttaaaaggggcttggacagatttatggaggagaagtcaatgtatggctaccaatcttgatcctccttgttctgaggttgcaaatgccttagcagaccaggtgctcaggagcagcagcagcagcagcaggccattgctttcacatcctgcctgtgagctcccaaaggcacctggtgggccactgcgagtagcagaatgctggactagatggactctggtctgatccagcaggctagttcttatgttcttactttccGTAGGCCAGGTGGCATGCCCGTTTGCCCGCACCATCGCTTTGTGCCAAGCAGGGTCTCCAGCACCTTCCGTCAAAACATCTTCATCCTCGGAATCCATCAGCACAAGGATGTCGCTTGAATCTCGAGTCCTGCAGTTGGGAAGCCAGGAAAGGAGGTCAAGGAAGGGTCTGAGGGTGCTTTCCCTGCCTCGCTTGCTTGCAGGCATTCCCCGGCACTGGGCAAAGAACTGTCTGCTTTCTGGCTTGCTCGAATTAAAATGCGAGGCACCTGGAAGTTCTTTCATGTTTCACAAACATCAGTTAAAGCTAAAACCCTGAGGAAGATTGGCCATGCAAGCCCCCAAAAGAAGCTTAGAGTAGAAACAGTAGAAAGCCTCCAAAAGCTTAGCTTAGATCCATCCATGGAATCACAGGATTTGGTTCCTGCTGGATTGCCCTACCAGTGGCTGCAAACTGGGAGAAACAGCATTTGTGAATTGCAAGTTGCCCTGTATGCACACGAGACCCTGTTCACAAATTCCAGTAAATGTACACATATCCTACCAGTAGGTGTGcacaactgtttgtaagaaagaaccaCTGCAGGTTCACTTTGCAATCAAAACCAGGGACTGGAACCTGGATAACTGTGGGGTTTGCACTGCACATTCAACTGTACATGCAtggacacaatatgagaattgctCAAAgcacatgttgttgttttttctaaatcaaagaCACACTGTACACAGATTGCACATGTGTTCACTGTCAACTGTAAACAGGACTAAAGTGAGAACTGGGATATAGGGCAGAGAAGGCCTTGGAATTTAGCCTCCTCCCAAGAAGCTTTTGCGGTGACATTTTAACAAAAACCAGTAGCAAAAAACATCCAAATGTGTgcaaaacagctgccacaggCTAGTAACCATGGAGTGGTTTTCTTGCAGTTCTCTCCTAAACAGAGTAATGTTTTTCTAAGATtgctgaaatcaatggacttagaagggcttTACGTTGCTTAGGATGACATTCTTACTTACACTCAAAGTACCCAGTTGAGTCCACCTTACCATTAAACAGGACATTTCAACAACTGTCGATCTGTTCCCTCATCTTAGGGTGGTGTACAGGAACTGTGCATGGAATGAGGCCCCTGGTTGAAACCAAGGTCCTCAGCGGAGATGCCTTGGGGGGGTCAGGGAATCTGAGTGGGTTTCTCCCACTGAAGGAGAACAGACACTCACCTGAGCAGCGTGCCtagaagaaagggaggagagagcgagagagaagtTAGTCAACATCCATACTTGTGTTTTCCTCAGACTACACAAAAGCCATTTGAGGAGATGTCATAAGGCTCCTGCCCTTAGCCCACattccactgaattcagtgtACCTTATTTTCGGTGTCTTTAGAATTTAGAACTGCCCTACAGTTGACTTAAGAATACCCATCTTTTGGTactaccagaggtgtagcaaggagggaaagcgcccagtgctgCGTCCTCCACCCTGTCCCGCCTCGGAATgcccgtcccaccccggaacgccccaccatgccccaggaatgccctcgacacacccccacaggggcgtgcgcccagtgcgctgcgagcccccccggcccccttggagttacgcctctgggtACTGCATTAGTTTTTGCCCTGTATGGGCCTCTCCTTGAAGGTGGTTTGGAAGCTTCTGTTAGTGTAAAGGTAGACTTCAAGATTATTAGTGGATATAAAGCTGGTACACACACATTTGCCAGTGCTAAAAAATTACCAGTTTATTTGGAGTCCACTCGGTGACGGTTTTAACCTCATATTGAAATGAAGTTGTGAAATCCCCTTCTCACCTTCaaattctgtattttattttatttttttcgccctccccacaaggactcagagcagcttacaatagtGAAAGACGTATAAATGTGatcaaataaacaataaaacacgtaaaacaattaaaacagtttaaaagttatagtagttaaaaaaaacccaatctaattaaaacaatttaaaatggttATAGTAGTTAAAATCCAATCTACTCtagtttaaatacatttaaattaaaatcaattaaaagctcaatttcaaatcaaagttaaaataagGCGGGCGacagatgccatttaaagcaaCAGGGATTCAAGATTTGGGCCGGCACAAGTCCAATTAAGTTTTAGGAATTACTGGTGGAcatctacccagtggtgggatccaaacattttagtaacaggttcccatggtggtgggattcaaactgtggcatagcgccaatggggctgggtggggcacgacgggggcctggctgggcattccgggggtggggcattcctgggcagggctgtggcaaagacgcagccactgcaccggtccttgggcgggaaatgaatgcatgcaggcacaggctgccatgcacgccggtgcacctcctgctagactgcttcaagatctgcgcgctactgctgagaggaggggcgtaactaaggcaaaaatcacgtggcaaaatcaccaattagtaacctactctcgggaacctgtgagaacctgctggatcccacctctgcatctaccAGAAACTAGGCCTTTTCTGGGTAGCCACCCCCACCTGCATCAGGAAATGGCTTTTCCCAGGAATCTTGTTTGCTTCCTCCTCTTGCTTCATTTAGAAAAATGCCAAATTGTAGCACACCAACTAATGGTAACTAATAACATTAAAGTTCGCTCACTGGGCAGCCAGAGGGAATTATCTACAAGTCTCTCCAGGGACAGATTTCTGAGTAGTTCTTACCTTTTGGGCAGAAACGGTGACCAGCATACAAGAAAACTCCAAAGAAGACCAGAATTCCCAGAAGTAAAATGACCACAATAGTTCCCACAATGCCACCAATGTTAACAGGTTCTGGAGGTTAGGAGAAGAAAGCATTAATTAAGCTTGTGCATCGgtgtatttttgaaggctttcatagccggactTTTGCGGAAAAGGTTTGATCCGCCAGGGTTTGCTCTGATGTTTATTCAGAGAAATGCATCATTTGTCTCATCTCCTTACTGCCAAAGGAAATTCTGAATGTAATTCAACGTAGCGTTTGAAAATCCTTTGAGCTGCCAAAAATTGAATTTCATTAGAAGTATTATACACACTTCAATCAAAATCCTCCTAAGCAGCTATTAGAGAAGACAATTCCCCCTCCAAGGTGACCTGTGTTGTAGTTTAATCCTTACCAGTTACAGTAAGATGGATGTACATTTCTCTCAACCCCACGGAGTTCTCCGCCTTGCAGACGTAGTAACCCTCATCTGTCTTGCGGGAGCAGTTCTGGATAATGAGGGTAGAGGTGTTGCCTTCTTGGCTGACGTGGAACCTCCCACTAGATCGGATCTCCGTCTCTGGCTGGGAAATGTTCCGCAGCCAGGTGATTCTGGAGGGTGGATTGCCAGCTGTCAAATAGCAGGTCAGAACCACGGCCCTCCCAACAAAACAGCTCCTCACAGGGTCAGACATGATCGAAGGATCCACTAAACCaaaaggaagagatggaaaagtTAGGAAAGGCCTGCACGATTGACCTTATACAGACTACTGTGATGCTAGTCTGGTTTGATGGTCAGAGTGCCAGACTGCTAGCAAGAAGAACTGGATCCGAGTGCCAGTCTTGACAACCTAATCACCAACTCTCTGCTTGAGGTAACTCAAAGATTTACAAAAGGCTTTCTCACCTCTGCCCAGGAAATCCCAACAAAGCTTATTCAagataaagaaaacaaatacttGTGCAAGCTCCCGAATTTGGCTTACCTTGCagcaagggtccccaacctttctgagactgcgggcacatttggaattgtgACACAACACAGTGGACaaagtaacaaaatggctgccacaaaatggctactgcaggaggcggagccagtcatAAATGGCTGCCAAAGATTAACTTCAGGCACACAGTTCagctccttgtgctgtgatggcagatGCTGCtgtagcaacatttttaaaaatctgcacagccaatcaaatcttcaatagtcaatcaaatcttcaatagtcaaaaatctgcacagccaatcaaatcttcaatagtCTTGCTGGATAAAAACCCTATCTgattccacccactttctaaaaacccttggTGGGTGTCAGAAAATATATCAGTGGGTGCCATGGGTAGGCTGTGGACCCTACCGCACAGCGAGTGCAAGAAGGAATCAACCACTGCTTTCTAAAAGTTCCCTCTCTCATGGAAATGACACTCTGAACTGCTAAGAATCCCTATCTGTTATGCTTAGGGCTGCAGAGACAAGTTTTATTTATGGGTTCAGGGTGAAAAAAACATTCTGCACATGCTTAGGGTTATTTGTGAACAATTTCACAATGCCTTAAAATGTAATAATGATAATAGTTAATGTTAGCCAGCAATTCCTATTGAATATTATTTGTTATTGATTCAATAgaatgatattatttatttattatttttattcattaacACCCTTAATCTATAGTACTTCTGAACGTTAAAAGTGTTCCATATAAGTTATCTTGCATTTATAACGGTCCTGTAGGGCAGTCTCAATGTTATACTATCACCATTTAACAGATGGAAGAGCAGATGGATTTGAAAGAGAATGGCTTGTATAAGGTTATCTAGAGTTTGCTTTCTTTAACTCTTTAAAACCCTCTGCAAACGAGGAACAAAAATTGCTTTGTGACTAAGACAGGGGGCTAACCAATCAGTACTATACAATGGTCAAACAATCAGTGCTCCTCACTGACCTATTAAGCAAATAGATTATGCAAATAGAGTTCAATCTCACTGGTCTATTAAGCAAGTAGGGTGAAGCAGGGACCAGCCCCAAAGACCCTCAAGCTTGATCACAGGGCGGTGGGGCAGGACTGTACACACATTAAAAATGCTTCCTTCTACAGCAGgtatctgcaacctgcggctctgcagatgttcatgaactacaattcccatcagccccagccagcatggccaattggctacgctggcaggggctgatgggaatcgtagttcatgaacatctggaaagccgcaggttgcagattcTACAGGCTTATTGTTCAAtattaaatatatgtatatcCACCTCTACTTGATTGACTCATCTGATGCTACTAATCCAGAAACATCTCTTGCAACGTGGCCATCTCTGGCTTCCAAAAGTTAGCCTGTGGAAGACTGACGGGCAAGCTGTCGTGCTTGGGGCTGACAGGTTGGACTGCAAAGTCCTCACCAGCTTTATAATTTTGCTACTTACCCAACTGCACTCTGCAGGTTGCCTTTGCTTCCTGTTGTAAGATGTGGCTTCCGTGGCAGGTGAACTCCTTCTCGTGAAACAGCTGCGAGCTGTTCAGAGTTGCCACAAGGGTGTCTGCCAGACTTGTAGCATTGATTTCCCTGCCGCTCAGGTCCTCTCTGTCTCTCCAGCGGAGAGTTGGGTGTGGGTAAGCGCCAGTCCATTGGCAGAACAACTGCACCCCTCTGGAGTTATCGGTGGAGGTCTGAACCCAACACTGGGGTAAGGATGGTGGAGGATCTACAAGCAGAAGGTCTTGATGTTAGCAGGAAGACAATGAGATGTTCTACCGCTGGAAAGGTCCTAGGCAGAAATAGCCAGTTAAGTATGTAAGAAGAGCTCCCATTGGTTCAGTCCACCTAGACAGGAGCCTACCAGATGTAggaagaatgtaagaagagctcCCATTGGTTCAGTCCACCCAGACAGTAGCCTACCAGATGCCTCCAGGAAGTCCATATACAAGGCAGAGGCCTTTCTCCTCTGCTGCCCCCTGGCATTCAGAGGTCTTTTAACATGGAGGCTTCTTTTAAGTTCTTGTGATGGATCCAATCAgtttttctgctgatggaaaagaGACAAAAGGTCCCCCTTGACCACCCAATAAGGTTAGGCTGAGGAGACCAGCAtaagaaaataatataaatggGAATTTCAATGACATAACTATTTAATAACATAAATGAACTacacaattttttccccttaaaattaaatttgtagtaAAAGAACTGTGGTTCAAAGCATGTTTGTGGCAATCTCTcacatgacatcttgcagtaATCTTGCAAGTTCTTACTAGCACTGCTAATGCTGTGGGGTCTTGGCTTGCTCCCCGTCATCATGGCATCCCTTGGTTGAAGTAGTAGCCTTACTTATACCAACCCTACCTGAGGGTTTGGGCTTCaactagcccacaggtgtcaaactcgtggtcctccagatgttacggactacagttcccatcatcccatgatgggaactgtagtccataacatctggaggggcgcgaatttgacacctctGCACTAGCCTATGGGCTCCAGACTGGGATttctcaaaaaaaaccctccagtggTGTAGGCTTTAATTACGGTTCTACTGGCTACTTTGGCCACTTCTATTCCCTGCTTTAATCCACCCACTTGAGTGGCCTGCAGCTTACCCTTCTGCGCCCCAGGGCTCAGTCCAACAAAGGAAAACAATTTACTAATTGTTAAGAAACTCAGGGCCCCGACGAGCCCATtctcatccgatctcagaagTAAAGCAGGAATACCAGGATCCCTGTGCAcaggggcaatggcaaaccacctctgttaatctctggccttgaaaaccctacggcagtggtggcgaacctatggcacgggtgccaaaggtggcactcggagccctctctgtgggcacgcacacatagagtttgtcgtgtgggggtggaaaatcatcccccccccacacacacacccatctaggctgcctgggccactgagcatgacatatgtgcaccgcagtgagcagggaggactcggctggcgtgcctggtgcctgtgctccggatggctgctgcccgggggggggggggggcagagatgctagagaggcacagagcggtgcgcgtgggacttgctggatcttACAGcagcttgagcgggtggggtggaggaagagagagccaaccgtttttttctaaactaaaacctcagcattcaggttaaattgccgggttggcactttgcaataaataagtggggtttgggtttcaatttgggcactcattctgaaaaaggtttgccatcactgccctacgggGTTGCCAGAAGCCAGCtgaaacttgacagcatttaacacaccaAATAGGTTCAGGATAGACACAAAGAATTACTTCCTCCCCCAATGTGTTATTAG
The nucleotide sequence above comes from Sphaerodactylus townsendi isolate TG3544 linkage group LG13, MPM_Stown_v2.3, whole genome shotgun sequence. Encoded proteins:
- the VSIG10 gene encoding V-set and immunoglobulin domain-containing protein 10 translates to MARRPFAALGVALLALCCFKGAAGTETVVIGTAGGDVTLSCQNASQRALVVEWFRGDPDTTPILFSSDGTLPDDTRFSLIGNASLHISGLRLQDESNYTCKEVLNETDHLHRIQLLVASGPDRIGFQIHPATPLPNGTLYVKKHDILNFTCTAVSRPVPTIKWDFCPSGSPHELFTEVNSSQNSYILHNMSPRYQGNYTCSAKNPFSGVQATVTQELLVYYPPPSLPQCWVQTSTDNSRGVQLFCQWTGAYPHPTLRWRDREDLSGREINATSLADTLVATLNSSQLFHEKEFTCHGSHILQQEAKATCRVQLVDPSIMSDPVRSCFVGRAVVLTCYLTAGNPPSRITWLRNISQPETEIRSSGRFHVSQEGNTSTLIIQNCSRKTDEGYYVCKAENSVGLREMYIHLTVTEPVNIGGIVGTIVVILLLGILVFFGVFLYAGHRFCPKGTLLRTRDSSDILVLMDSEDEDVLTEGAGDPAWHKAMVRANGHATWPTESFHAEMPGEITQEEKETGPTT